From a region of the Actinopolymorpha singaporensis genome:
- a CDS encoding class I SAM-dependent methyltransferase, producing MNLLMRIVDPAFGHPRGILGRLGGRLMVRGNAEQERWAVGSAELKPGERVLVVGHGPGVGLALAADAVGPTGHVLGVDPSDTMRRMAAERCAREIRNGVVELRSGTAEVTGAAAESLDVAISVNNVMLWRLDAGFAEIARVLRPEGRLVLTVHRHVLGREPEELRQAAQAAGFDRVALGLRPRRRNSRAVELTARKAAVEPGSVGSPPPG from the coding sequence ATGAACCTGCTGATGCGCATCGTGGATCCCGCCTTCGGACATCCACGGGGGATCCTCGGCCGGCTCGGTGGCCGCCTCATGGTCCGCGGCAACGCCGAACAGGAGCGGTGGGCGGTTGGTTCCGCTGAGCTGAAACCGGGCGAACGGGTCCTGGTGGTCGGCCACGGCCCGGGCGTGGGGCTGGCGCTCGCGGCGGACGCGGTGGGGCCCACCGGACACGTGCTCGGCGTCGATCCTTCCGACACGATGCGCCGCATGGCAGCAGAACGCTGCGCCCGCGAGATCCGGAACGGGGTCGTCGAGCTTCGCAGCGGGACCGCCGAGGTCACCGGCGCCGCAGCGGAAAGTCTCGATGTCGCGATCTCCGTCAACAACGTCATGCTCTGGAGACTGGACGCCGGTTTCGCCGAGATCGCGCGGGTGCTGCGCCCCGAGGGGCGACTCGTGCTCACGGTCCATCGCCACGTCCTCGGCCGGGAGCCGGAGGAGTTACGGCAGGCCGCGCAGGCGGCGGGCTTCGACCGCGTGGCACTCGGGCTGCGCCCACGCCGCAGGAACAGCCGGGCCGTCGAGCTGACCGCACGAAAGGCCGCTGTCGAGCCCGGAAGTGTCGGGTCTCCGCCGCCTGGGTAA
- the senA gene encoding selenoneine synthase SenA: MGSTTDVRSLTADELAGWVRDASSRLAELVADLSDEQMIGPKIPTINPLIWEIGHITWFMETFVLRRALAEPPIFEQGDAVWDSGAIPHDTRWSLVLPSRKETLAYVDEVAERVAERLGRTDATAQLRYITRYAVHHHDMHTEALTYTRQTLGYPAPTLPGAAVPGEVPDPPGEGGPLAGDAQIPGGRFLLGADRDEAFVHDNEKWVHPVDLAPFALARAAVTQAEYAAFVDDGGYRRREVWGDEGWTWRRGVDAQAPVYWRRGANGWERRDFDRWVPLEPHRPVSHVSWHEAQAYCRWAGRRLPTEAEWEAAAIGQPDGSGGLSPRKRRLPWGDGAPEAEHANLDWRHLGTTDVGTYPAGDSAFGCRQMVGNVWEWTASTFEPYPNFEQDPYRDNSWPWFGSRKVLRGGAWATRSRFIRGTLRNYFTPDRRDVLAGFRTAAED, from the coding sequence GTGGGCAGTACGACGGATGTGCGGTCGCTGACGGCGGACGAGTTGGCCGGCTGGGTCAGGGACGCGAGCAGCCGGCTGGCCGAGCTGGTCGCCGACCTGTCCGACGAGCAGATGATCGGGCCGAAGATCCCGACGATCAATCCGCTGATCTGGGAGATCGGGCACATCACGTGGTTCATGGAGACTTTCGTGCTGCGGCGTGCGCTGGCGGAGCCGCCGATCTTCGAGCAGGGCGACGCGGTCTGGGATTCCGGCGCCATTCCGCACGACACCCGCTGGTCGCTGGTGCTTCCGTCGCGGAAGGAAACGCTTGCCTACGTCGACGAGGTCGCCGAGCGGGTGGCGGAGCGGCTCGGGCGTACGGATGCGACCGCGCAGCTGCGCTACATCACCCGGTACGCCGTACACCACCACGACATGCACACCGAGGCGCTGACGTACACGCGGCAGACGCTCGGCTATCCCGCCCCCACGCTGCCCGGCGCGGCGGTGCCGGGCGAGGTGCCCGACCCGCCGGGTGAGGGCGGCCCACTGGCCGGGGACGCGCAGATCCCCGGTGGCCGGTTTCTTCTCGGCGCCGACCGGGACGAGGCGTTCGTCCACGACAACGAGAAGTGGGTCCACCCTGTCGACCTGGCGCCGTTCGCGCTGGCCAGGGCAGCGGTGACCCAGGCCGAGTACGCCGCCTTCGTCGACGACGGCGGTTACCGGCGGCGCGAGGTGTGGGGCGACGAGGGCTGGACGTGGCGTCGCGGCGTCGACGCGCAAGCCCCTGTCTACTGGCGGCGCGGTGCGAACGGGTGGGAACGCCGCGACTTCGACCGCTGGGTCCCTCTGGAGCCGCACCGACCGGTGAGCCACGTCAGCTGGCACGAGGCGCAGGCGTACTGCCGGTGGGCCGGCCGGCGACTGCCCACCGAGGCGGAGTGGGAGGCTGCCGCGATCGGTCAACCGGACGGGTCGGGCGGACTGTCCCCGCGCAAGCGGCGGCTTCCGTGGGGAGACGGCGCGCCGGAGGCCGAGCACGCCAACCTGGACTGGCGCCACCTCGGCACCACCGACGTCGGCACCTACCCCGCGGGCGACAGCGCGTTCGGCTGCCGGCAGATGGTCGGCAACGTGTGGGAGTGGACAGCCAGCACGTTCGAGCCGTACCCGAACTTCGAGCAGGATCCCTACCGCGACAACTCCTGGCCGTGGTTCGGCAGCCGGAAGGTGCTGCGCGGCGGGGCGTGGGCCACCCGGTCGCGGTTCATCCGGGGGACGCTGCGGAACTACTTCACGCCCGACCGGCGCGACGTACTCGCCGGGTTCCGGACCGCCGCCGAGGACTGA
- a CDS encoding cation diffusion facilitator family transporter, with product MRALWISFAALMVTAAAQAVLVSVTSSVALLGDTLHNFADALTAVPLAIAFLLGRRAATRRFTYGLGRTEDLAGLVVVLVIAGSAGLAAWEAVDRLTHPRQVTNLGWLVLAGLVGFAGNELVARYRIKVGKQIGSAALVADGLHARTDGFTSFAVLLSAGGIAAGWSWADPVVGLLITLAIVSVLWGAAREVFGRLLDGVDPHLVHLTEQVAAETPGVAAVQTVRLRWVGHALHAEIDIAVDSRLSIVDAHNIAHDAEHRLLHAVPRLVRSNIHTNPLGPQGQLAHSRTAHHNHE from the coding sequence ATGCGTGCCTTGTGGATCTCCTTCGCCGCCCTGATGGTCACCGCGGCCGCCCAGGCCGTCCTGGTCAGCGTGACCAGTTCGGTGGCTCTGCTGGGCGACACCCTGCACAACTTCGCGGACGCGCTGACCGCGGTGCCCCTCGCGATCGCATTTCTCCTGGGTCGCCGGGCCGCCACCAGACGGTTCACCTACGGACTCGGCCGCACCGAAGACCTCGCCGGGCTCGTCGTGGTCCTCGTCATCGCCGGCTCCGCCGGGCTCGCCGCCTGGGAGGCCGTCGACCGCCTGACCCATCCGCGACAGGTCACGAATCTGGGCTGGCTCGTTCTCGCCGGTCTTGTGGGCTTCGCCGGCAACGAACTCGTCGCCCGCTACCGCATCAAGGTAGGCAAGCAGATCGGGTCGGCCGCCCTGGTCGCCGACGGGCTGCACGCCCGCACCGACGGGTTCACCAGCTTTGCCGTCCTGCTGTCCGCCGGAGGGATCGCGGCCGGATGGTCGTGGGCGGACCCGGTGGTCGGCCTGCTGATCACCCTCGCCATCGTGAGCGTGCTGTGGGGTGCGGCGCGCGAGGTCTTCGGCCGGCTCCTGGATGGGGTCGACCCTCACCTGGTGCACCTCACCGAACAGGTGGCCGCCGAGACTCCGGGCGTCGCGGCGGTGCAGACCGTACGCCTGCGCTGGGTCGGACATGCCCTCCACGCGGAGATCGACATCGCCGTCGATTCACGGTTGAGCATCGTCGACGCCCACAACATCGCCCACGACGCCGAACACCGCCTGCTGCACGCGGTGCCGCGCCTTGTGCGCTCCAACATCCACACCAACCCCCTCGGCCCGCAAGGTCAGCTCGCGCACAGCCGCACCGCGCACCACAACCACGAATGA
- a CDS encoding multicopper oxidase family protein, whose translation MRPVDRRTLLRAALATAGAGLLASCGEDNTPAGSMDHQSMGHGSMGHDSMGHDTAATPTPHPTGRLPKGFVGPDGPQVRAAEAARKPGRIRDFRLTATTGQIDLGGKTVSTWTYGGRLPGKPIRVTAGEVVRARLSNQLPADTTVHWHGLSLRNDADGVPGVTQKNVPTGKEFTYEFTAANPGTYWFHPHTGPQLDRGLYAPLIVDDPNEPLDYDDEWIVVLDDWLDGVTGTPERVLAELRRGMGGGMSGDSGYMMMGATSPVLGGDAGDVRYPHFLVNGRLPSAPASYRGKPGVRLRIRFVNASGDTAFRVALGGHRMTVTHTDGYAVNPVQTDALLLGMGERYDVLVTLGSGVFPLAGVAEGKKASALAVVRTGAGSAPTTRTRPRELDGHLVSYRELKPADDVRLANRAPDRTETLKLTGSMMKYDWAFDGKPYDLSHVTPVRAGERVRLNFVNTTTMWHPIHLHGHTFALGNGLRKDTAIVLPRKTLTVDFDADNPGIWMVHCHNVYHAEAGMMTLLGYRT comes from the coding sequence ATGCGTCCAGTCGATCGACGCACCCTTCTCCGCGCCGCGCTGGCCACCGCCGGCGCCGGCCTGCTCGCCTCCTGCGGCGAGGACAACACCCCTGCCGGGTCCATGGACCACCAGTCGATGGGGCACGGCTCCATGGGCCACGACTCCATGGGCCACGACACTGCCGCGACCCCTACCCCCCACCCCACCGGACGCCTGCCGAAAGGATTCGTCGGCCCGGACGGACCGCAGGTCCGGGCAGCGGAGGCCGCCCGCAAGCCAGGCAGGATTCGCGACTTCCGGTTGACCGCCACCACCGGACAGATCGACCTCGGCGGGAAGACGGTCAGCACCTGGACCTACGGCGGCCGGCTTCCGGGCAAGCCGATCCGGGTCACCGCGGGTGAGGTGGTCCGCGCCCGGCTGAGCAACCAGCTCCCTGCGGACACCACAGTGCACTGGCACGGGCTCTCCCTGCGCAACGACGCCGACGGCGTACCCGGCGTCACCCAGAAGAACGTCCCCACAGGGAAGGAGTTCACCTACGAGTTCACCGCGGCGAACCCGGGCACGTACTGGTTCCATCCGCACACCGGCCCACAACTGGACCGCGGCCTGTACGCGCCCCTGATCGTCGACGACCCGAACGAGCCGCTCGACTACGACGACGAGTGGATCGTCGTCCTCGACGACTGGCTGGACGGCGTCACCGGAACCCCCGAACGGGTTCTTGCCGAACTCCGCCGCGGCATGGGTGGTGGCATGAGCGGCGACAGCGGCTACATGATGATGGGTGCCACCAGCCCTGTGCTCGGCGGCGACGCCGGCGACGTGCGCTACCCGCACTTCCTTGTCAACGGCAGGTTGCCCAGCGCGCCGGCGTCCTACCGCGGCAAGCCGGGAGTTCGGCTGCGCATCCGGTTCGTCAACGCCTCCGGGGACACCGCGTTCCGGGTCGCCCTCGGTGGCCACCGCATGACGGTCACCCATACCGACGGGTACGCCGTGAACCCGGTGCAGACCGACGCTCTCCTGCTGGGCATGGGCGAACGCTACGACGTACTCGTCACCCTCGGCTCCGGCGTCTTCCCGCTGGCCGGCGTGGCCGAGGGCAAGAAGGCTTCCGCGCTCGCGGTCGTACGAACCGGCGCCGGGTCCGCGCCGACGACGCGCACCCGTCCCCGCGAACTCGACGGCCACCTGGTTTCCTACCGCGAACTCAAGCCCGCCGATGACGTCCGGCTCGCCAACCGCGCCCCGGACCGTACGGAGACGCTGAAGCTGACCGGCTCGATGATGAAGTACGACTGGGCCTTCGACGGAAAGCCCTACGACCTGTCACACGTCACGCCGGTACGGGCCGGTGAACGCGTACGGCTCAACTTCGTCAACACCACCACCATGTGGCACCCGATCCACCTGCACGGCCACACCTTCGCCCTGGGCAACGGCCTGCGCAAGGACACCGCGATCGTCCTGCCCCGCAAGACGCTCACGGTCGACTTCGACGCCGACAACCCAGGAATCTGGATGGTGCACTGCCACAACGTCTACCACGCCGAAGCGGGCATGATGACCCTCCTCGGATACCGGACGTAG
- a CDS encoding DUF305 domain-containing protein, with protein MAIGAVLTGCGPGDPATKQEFGAASPTATAPAGKHNAQDVAFAQGMIPHHEQAVVMSELAAARASSPQVKALAGRIEKAQEPEIAEMTAWLKAWGEPVPSLERDMAPHMEEPGEHSPHHGMTPGPHMTSPDMTPGPHMPGMMDQHDMDRMRRASGAGFDRMFLQMMIRHHAGAIEMAEVELHKGLYPPARAMAAHIATSQAAEIKQMRVMLKNL; from the coding sequence ATGGCGATCGGTGCGGTCCTGACAGGGTGCGGGCCGGGCGACCCGGCCACCAAGCAGGAGTTCGGCGCCGCGTCCCCCACTGCGACCGCGCCGGCCGGAAAGCACAACGCGCAGGACGTTGCGTTCGCTCAGGGAATGATCCCTCACCACGAGCAGGCAGTCGTGATGAGCGAGCTGGCCGCGGCTCGTGCTTCCAGTCCGCAGGTGAAGGCGCTGGCCGGGCGGATCGAGAAGGCCCAGGAGCCCGAGATCGCGGAGATGACCGCCTGGTTGAAGGCCTGGGGCGAACCCGTACCCAGCCTGGAGCGCGACATGGCACCCCACATGGAGGAGCCCGGCGAGCACTCCCCGCACCACGGCATGACACCGGGCCCCCACATGACGAGCCCTGACATGACTCCTGGCCCACACATGCCGGGGATGATGGACCAGCACGACATGGACAGGATGCGGCGCGCGTCCGGGGCCGGGTTCGACCGGATGTTCCTGCAGATGATGATCCGCCATCACGCCGGCGCGATCGAGATGGCGGAAGTCGAACTGCACAAGGGTCTCTACCCGCCCGCGAGGGCGATGGCCGCGCACATCGCCACCAGCCAGGCCGCCGAGATCAAGCAGATGCGGGTGATGTTGAAGAACCTCTGA
- the senB gene encoding selenoneine biosynthesis selenosugar synthase SenB has translation MRICLVTPAPPHSYHGNRVTALRWTAILRVLGHSVEVTQTYDGGPIDLLVALHARRSADAVRQVRAQRPATPIVLALTGTDLYPGLESTGVDPGVLEAADRLVVLQPLGVEQIPEHLRGRARVIEQSAEPPPCNATSAPSRPGEGHFAVAVLAHVRQVKDPFVVAAAVRLLPVDSRIQVQHAGAVIEPELGARAQQESRTNPRYTWLGELPPPDAQRLLARSRLLVCPSRHEGGANVISEALAAGVPVVASRIPGTEGILGADYPGYFPVGDAEALAELLYRVEGNRAGLYDDLVRHCGRLADLASPERERDAWAALLAELRGADPRG, from the coding sequence ATGCGGATCTGCCTGGTCACCCCGGCTCCGCCGCACAGCTACCACGGCAACCGCGTCACAGCGCTGCGCTGGACGGCCATCCTGCGCGTGCTCGGCCACTCCGTCGAGGTCACCCAGACCTACGACGGCGGCCCGATCGACCTGCTGGTCGCGCTGCACGCACGCAGGAGTGCCGATGCCGTACGACAGGTCCGGGCGCAACGACCGGCCACACCGATCGTGCTCGCCCTCACCGGCACCGACCTCTACCCCGGCCTTGAGAGCACCGGCGTCGATCCGGGAGTCCTGGAGGCGGCGGACCGGCTGGTGGTCCTCCAACCGCTCGGTGTCGAGCAGATCCCCGAGCACCTGCGTGGACGTGCCCGGGTCATCGAGCAGTCTGCCGAACCCCCGCCCTGCAACGCTACGTCCGCGCCTTCCCGCCCGGGGGAGGGCCACTTCGCCGTCGCCGTTCTCGCGCACGTACGGCAGGTGAAGGATCCGTTCGTGGTTGCAGCGGCCGTACGCCTGCTCCCCGTCGACTCACGGATCCAGGTTCAGCACGCCGGTGCGGTCATCGAGCCCGAACTCGGTGCCCGGGCCCAGCAGGAGTCGCGGACGAATCCGCGCTACACCTGGCTGGGTGAACTCCCGCCGCCGGATGCCCAGCGGTTGCTCGCCCGCAGCCGCCTGCTGGTCTGTCCCTCCCGGCACGAGGGCGGGGCGAACGTGATCTCGGAGGCACTGGCGGCCGGCGTCCCGGTCGTGGCCTCGAGAATCCCTGGTACGGAAGGGATCCTCGGCGCGGACTACCCCGGCTACTTCCCGGTCGGCGACGCGGAAGCCCTTGCCGAGCTGCTGTACCGCGTCGAAGGCAACCGTGCAGGCCTGTACGACGACCTCGTACGGCACTGCGGGCGGCTGGCCGACCTCGCGTCACCCGAGCGGGAGCGGGACGCCTGGGCTGCCCTCCTCGCCGAGCTCCGCGGCGCGGACCCGCGGGGGTGA
- a CDS encoding MFS transporter: MGAVHRPARRRGPALGLIALAQFMVIMDTSIIGVALPRMQADLGFSQENLSWVFNAYVVAFGGLLLLGGRLSDLFGARRIFGAGWATLLVGSLAAGLATSPGVELAARAVQGAGSALIAPSALTLLFMLFGSDPKELTKALALYGAAAPAGGTAGVFLGGVLTQYASWPWVFFVNVPVALLALLGSRALMPAGGGRGGSVDVVGAATVTAGLALAVYGIVRAPEVGWFSGSTLGVLTLALLLLVTFVVVQANRREPLMRLSIFRRPDLAGANLAQLLLGAAWIPMWFFLNLYLQQVLGYSEFPAGAALLPMTGLIMLGMIVLAPKAMARFDVRTMVVSGLVLLAVAMGWLSFVRPDGSFWVDVLPAGLLAALGMSLAFIPSLGTAISAAPPEDGGLASGIVNVSYQVGSALGLAVVTAIATANGAGRIGDPTALAGGFSAAFVSAAVVALLGAVLAVVTIRGRRAAAATDPDQAEKVAA, encoded by the coding sequence ATGGGTGCCGTCCACAGACCCGCGCGGCGGCGCGGGCCGGCGTTGGGGTTGATCGCCCTGGCGCAATTCATGGTGATCATGGACACGTCGATCATCGGCGTCGCACTGCCGAGGATGCAGGCCGATCTGGGCTTCAGCCAGGAGAACCTGTCCTGGGTCTTCAACGCCTACGTGGTGGCGTTCGGCGGACTCTTGCTGCTGGGCGGCAGGTTGTCGGACCTGTTCGGCGCTCGCCGGATCTTCGGTGCCGGCTGGGCGACTCTGCTGGTCGGATCGCTGGCCGCCGGCCTGGCCACCAGTCCCGGAGTCGAGCTCGCCGCACGAGCGGTCCAGGGCGCCGGTTCCGCGCTGATCGCGCCGTCTGCGCTCACGCTGTTGTTCATGCTGTTCGGATCCGATCCGAAGGAGCTCACCAAGGCGCTCGCGCTGTACGGCGCCGCGGCACCGGCCGGTGGAACGGCAGGTGTGTTCCTCGGGGGCGTACTCACGCAGTACGCCTCGTGGCCGTGGGTCTTCTTCGTGAACGTGCCGGTGGCGCTTCTGGCGCTCCTCGGCAGCCGGGCGCTGATGCCGGCCGGGGGAGGCCGCGGCGGATCCGTCGACGTGGTTGGTGCGGCCACGGTCACGGCCGGCCTGGCACTCGCGGTCTACGGCATCGTGCGCGCGCCGGAGGTGGGCTGGTTCTCCGGCTCGACCCTTGGCGTGCTGACGCTGGCACTCCTGCTGCTGGTGACGTTCGTCGTGGTCCAGGCCAACCGGCGCGAGCCGCTCATGCGGCTGTCCATCTTCCGGCGGCCCGACCTGGCCGGGGCGAACCTGGCACAGCTGTTGCTGGGTGCTGCGTGGATTCCGATGTGGTTCTTCCTCAACCTCTACCTGCAGCAGGTGCTCGGCTACAGCGAGTTCCCCGCCGGCGCGGCGCTGCTGCCGATGACCGGACTGATCATGCTCGGGATGATCGTCCTGGCGCCCAAGGCGATGGCCCGCTTCGACGTACGGACGATGGTCGTGTCCGGCCTTGTGCTGCTGGCCGTCGCCATGGGCTGGTTGTCGTTCGTCCGTCCCGACGGAAGTTTCTGGGTGGACGTCCTTCCCGCCGGCCTGCTCGCCGCGCTCGGTATGAGCCTGGCGTTCATCCCGTCGCTGGGGACCGCGATCTCGGCCGCGCCGCCGGAGGACGGCGGCCTGGCGTCCGGCATCGTCAACGTCAGCTACCAGGTCGGCTCCGCGCTCGGTCTTGCCGTCGTCACCGCGATCGCCACGGCCAACGGCGCCGGCCGGATCGGTGACCCCACCGCCCTCGCCGGCGGATTCTCCGCCGCCTTCGTGAGTGCGGCCGTCGTCGCCCTCCTCGGGGCCGTACTCGCTGTCGTCACCATCCGGGGCAGGCGAGCTGCGGCTGCGACGGACCCAGACCAGGCGGAGAAGGTCGCCGCCTGA
- a CDS encoding MmcQ/YjbR family DNA-binding protein, with translation MDADQVRELALSCPGAVEYDHGGRPSFRVQGRPRFASGLDQNGISLMPGEVAIREAVAEWPEICTEDWHGRRLVSVRVAYPRLPDAVVVELVTEAWAYRAPARLVRAYRAGR, from the coding sequence GTGGACGCCGACCAGGTGCGTGAACTCGCACTGAGTTGTCCCGGCGCCGTGGAGTACGACCACGGTGGCCGGCCGTCGTTTCGTGTCCAGGGGCGACCGCGCTTCGCCAGTGGACTGGACCAGAACGGCATCAGCCTGATGCCCGGGGAGGTCGCGATCCGGGAGGCCGTCGCCGAATGGCCGGAGATCTGCACCGAGGACTGGCACGGCAGGCGACTGGTCTCCGTACGGGTCGCATATCCCCGGCTGCCGGACGCGGTGGTCGTGGAACTGGTGACGGAGGCCTGGGCCTACCGAGCACCCGCGCGCCTCGTCCGGGCCTACCGGGCCGGCCGCTGA
- a CDS encoding GNAT family N-acetyltransferase encodes MTDIRCGGANPQLAAVLADRINSFNVAETGIGWLLQAITEEARTRSCTQIVLHTHTFQAPDFYLRHGFEEAGRADGYPAGHAFLLMRKDIAR; translated from the coding sequence GTGACGGACATTCGGTGTGGTGGCGCGAACCCGCAGTTGGCTGCCGTCCTCGCGGACCGGATCAACAGCTTCAACGTCGCGGAAACCGGGATCGGCTGGTTGCTCCAGGCCATCACCGAGGAGGCCCGAACGCGCTCCTGCACCCAGATCGTTCTGCACACGCACACGTTCCAGGCACCGGACTTCTACCTGCGCCACGGCTTCGAGGAAGCCGGGCGGGCCGACGGATATCCGGCCGGGCACGCGTTCCTCCTCATGCGTAAGGACATCGCGCGCTGA